The region GTAAGAGTCCAATGGAGCCTAAGGTGGAATTATCCAACGACGAATATGGTGAACTAGTTGACACCACTGAATATCGAAGCATCATTGGAGGTTTGAGGTacttcacaaacaccaagatggaTATCTCATACGCCATAGGAATGATAAGTAGATATATGGATCATCCTACTATCAAACATATGCAAGTGATAAAGCATATACTTAGGTATATTAAAGGTACAACGGATTATGGGTTAGCTTATGTCACATTTAgcatttttggctaggaaattctatCTACATGTAATCAACTCTTGTATAAATTATAACTTTCAATTGATATTATGCACTATGCTCATTAAAAAACAACTATTTGAATCGAAACTCACTCGTGAAGTCCAAAACCTAATTCAATACATTTCACACATTCAAATGTCGGTTTGTAACCCTAATGTCCCGGTTTAAACTCAGAATGGACcaggatcctcttattgggcctaacaaGCCAGTAAACTCTCAATTTGGTTATTTTGGGTCAAGGAACCCTATTTGGGCTCtagttggacccacattcattaaaccatagcattttgggccatgttgggcctaaaaTGACTCACTTCATTTtcatgggccttaatgggccgaaaacccattATGTTTGCCCttttaggccgtaaacccataggAGGGCTCAATGGGCCGAAAAATTTCATATTGGGCCTCataaattttgaatatatattcaAAAATGGCCCAAATAATTCTTTTCTCTTCCTCCTTACTCCATTCTCgactttattatatataaaaaaataaaataaaaataaaactaggATGGATAAAAACTTGACACCTCAACTTTAACTAAAGGATTTCCATGCACATTGTATAACATTTATCTATGAAATCTCATATTTCCATCTACATCTCTTCTTacctctctcttctctcttctttCCTCCTTATTCTCGGCTACCTCTCTCTTCATTTCAAACTTCACTTTTACTTCTAAACTTTTGTAATAACTCTCAACAAAGCTCTCATTTCCTTCTACGAATTCGTGTGTGCTAGAGTGTGTGTCCAAgaacacttcatcaaagatcatcacTTTTGGGTATGCTACTCTCTAAGtaagatgattaacttcattTTATGCTAATCCTTCACTCCTTAACACTCTATTTCATGATCCATGCTTATAAAATCACTTAGAAATCGAATATCTCTTCAAATAAGTGAGTTAGGCTGAAAACTCCTCCCATGTTCTTCACAAACTGAATCCATCAaaccaaagtgagttcataccccctatgtttggtttttactatgttttgggggagaatacaagttgttttgtgtagatctatgtgtatatgcatgattatgtgtgtttttcatgatataTGGTGTGATTATGTGTATAAACTTCATAAACTCAAAAATATGCTAAAATATGAGGTTATTTGTAGAACATAACACTTGATACAACTTATTATGCAAAGAAAAGGGTTAAAACGTTCTTTAAAAGTAAGAAAATCGTATAACagggccaaaaatgacaaaataataaaaaagtgAAGTTATTATATAACTCACGGTTTTGAAGGGACCAAAAAGGATTTATTTTGAATAAGTATGGATCTTTATGGTATTTATCATTTtaaaagggctaaaagtgtaaattttcacaaatgggCCTCATATTGGCCTTTCACGGTTTTTGAGGtaagtttgtaaatttttggacTTTTGTGGGCTTGAGTGTCATTTTAAACAAAGTTGagccaaaaatgttatttttcgGTTATATGGGCTGAAAATGATAATTTTATCAAACTTGGGCCAAAAAGGATAAATTCTATGCTTTTGGTCCAAAAATGTAAAACTTCATACACTTGGGctgaaaatgatatttttgacaaaagttggttaaaaatgttattttatttgAAACTGGCCTTAAATGTAAACTTTTGGTCTTAAGGGACCTAAAAAGTCAATTTCACCAAAAATATGCCTAAATTGAAATTTTTTAGTCTaatggaccaaaaatgtcaatATTACAAAAAGTGGCCTTTTTTCATGACATTTTGGAAAACGATTGAACAAGAACGAACATTACAATAACAAACGAGTCAAATACGTTAAACTCACTTTTATTGGTCCTGAAATATACATTACATacttagtgggccttagttgtccttttgcatgcttattgggcctggaatatacattacatgcTTAGtgagccttagttgtccttttgcatgcttattgggcctgaaaTATACATTACATTCTTTGTGGGCCTTAGTTATCCTTTTGCATGCTTATTGGGTctggaatatacattacatgcTTAGtgagccttagttgtccttttgcatggttattgggcctggaatatacaaTACATGTTTAGTGGGGCTTAGTTGCCCTTTTACATGCTATTAGGCTTGGAAcctacattacatgtttatttgGGCCCTTGTGGTCCATTTATATGCTTGTGACTTCGTACATTCACATACATATACTTTGGGCCTTGTATACATACAACACATTtggaaaacattatttaatacgtTAAATTGTGTGATACTATGTTCGCGTAAATTTAGTTAAGTTTCTTCTGAGACACGTATTCATCTgtacctatctagcatacaaactTAAGTCCTATAGTTATAACTAGAgtatcctggagggagagcgggagtttgtgtataaatctatacggggatgacaccccacgcctgagctgttcgctacagttagactaggccaatCTAGGGCgacaaaccttaccttaaacaagtcggcGCCTGAAAAACGTCATGACAGGCAGATCAGTCATATCAAGTATTGTTATAACAAACTCACAGAGAAATTAACTCCATCATAAAATTTACGGAATACATTTACAGTTTGGTAACACAGGAACATACATACACTGGTACTCAGTCTTAGGGTGTTAAGACCATAACGTTTTATAAACAGACTGTATCAGATTGTCTGTGAAAAACATACAACTATACAATGCCTTCtacttacaacagaaaatattggattttctagggtCATTCACTTGATACATTTTCAAACattaacacacatgtattaatacaagatcggacaCAAACATTTTAAAccgtttttagaaaatatcgaattttctggtgtttaaaaagtaatacaaaacattttactcaaacattcttatgaactcaccaacattatatgtgttgacgttttcaaattaACCTGTATTCTCATGGAATCATTAAGTAGAAAGGTCGACATGAACATGTGGAAATTGTCATATTTTGTATCATCATACATTAACTATTTGGGAATGTGATATTTAATTCAATACTTGATCTAAACAATGATGGTTGTATTTGGTATGTATGATGATGATGTTTttcgtgttttatttatatttactgTGATGATATTCCAAGATGAAGTCACCCAAACCCCAAGACGTTTCCGCCAATTTCTTTCGgtttccgggggggggggggggtgtgacagattgttatCAAAGCAATGTTTATAATGAACTGGCATATCTAGTCATACAAGATATGCGACTATAAATACATTGGAACTAAAATACTCTGAACAAAATAAAAATCCATAGCTTTGTGTGAATTTTAGGGTAATAATATAATAAGAAACagtaaaagtctttggaggatttgaacatTGTTGTTAAACCCcggacagttatgtagtcgtattgggtTAAATGTAGCATGATCAACTACGtttattcaaaatacgaccaacatgtgctcgGGAGTAATCATAATGGTCAATGAACCAAAAACTTACCATCTAATTATCCAAAGAATTATGGAACCAAAcctaaacaattaaaatactatagaagtATTTTAGAATGCTAATTATGAACACTCCGCACACACTTCTCACCCCTCCGTTTCTCGTGTAGTCatcatggaagagttccaataCGGTGTCCTTTACTATCAGGCCTTGGTGGCCTATTGATTAATCGAGGGAGAACCTGGTGTGGTTCAAAGGGCAGATCTAGGTTAAGGACCTGAGGAGTATATGGAGACAGACTATGAGCACGAGAAATCCGATGAGGAGACGGAAGAAGTAGGGGAAATTGAGGAAGTCCCTAGTGAGTCTCACTCTTCAAAGATGATAcaggaaaacatgataaatatgttatcaaatcatttccgaagaaaaacatgataaatatgttatcaaatcatttccgaagaaatgtattttattcgcTTAAAccattgggatgt is a window of Lactuca sativa cultivar Salinas chromosome 1, Lsat_Salinas_v11, whole genome shotgun sequence DNA encoding:
- the LOC111882497 gene encoding uncharacterized mitochondrial protein AtMg00810-like, producing MSDLGPLLYYLGSEVLQEKGGISLKQSWYVKVILEKTRMLDYNMCKSPMEPKVELSNDEYGELVDTTEYRSIIGGLRYFTNTKMDISYAIGMISRYMDHPTIKHMQVIKHILRYIKGTTDYGLAYVTFSIFG